The DNA sequence AAATGCACTCCTGCATGGTCCGGACCGGCGGCGGCACTGTAGTCAGGTCCTGAAAACAGGGCAATTGCAGTTTGGAAGTCCAAAATCGGACAAATTGACTGTATTTGACCCGGTCGACATAGTTTAGGGTACAGATTTCCTGCACGAAAAATCAGGGTGAGACCTGAATTCAACGGACTTAACATTGACGCATCTCACGAAAAGGATACGATTTGCAGTCAGATGGGCAGTGGGTCGCACAAGCTCTGACTCTGAATGAATCCTGACCGATTTCTCAGAGCACTGCGGGGATACCCCGCGGGAGAAGAATTGACCAGACTACGACAGGTGAAGTGTCGCAACGAAAGACCGTTTTCGTTGCAACACTTCGTCACAGGATGGGTTGTGCGGCCCGCTGGCCATTGTTTTGCGCTGACCCGCTTTTGATCCGCATAGCATTGAACTGACTCCAGGTTATTCGAATGGGCTTATTTGATTTTATTCGCCAGCTCTTCGGGTCCCCTCCCGACCGCTCCGGTCAGGCAGCGGCTCCCGATCCTGTCCCTGAGCCGGCCCCCACGAACCACCTCAGAAGCGACGCCCCGTCCGTCTGCATCCGCTCCGCTATCCCAAGAGACGACCACGGACTGAGTATAATATTGAAGAGGTCCCTGCGCCCCCCTACGAGCTGGCCCGCTACGGTGCCATGACCGGTCATTATTTTGACATGACCCAGGACACGGATGCAGCGCAGCTGAGTCGCCATGAACTGCCTCAGTTCGCGACGCCATTGGAACTGGCACAGTGGCTGGAAATTCCACTGGGGAAACTCGCCTGGCTGACACATCGTTACAATCACAGCGACGGTCCGGAAGATGTAAAGGAGTCGCATTACACTTATCACTGGTTGCCCAAACGGAACGGGTTTCGGCTGATTGAAGCGCCGCGACCGTTCATCAAAATGGCGCAGCAGCAGATCCAGCAGGAAATCTTAAGCCGGATCCCCATGCACCATAGTGCCCACGGTTTTGTCTCGGGGCATTCGCCCGTGACCAATGCCCGACCGCATGCAGGCAAACGGGTCGTGTTGAAATTCGATCTGGAAAACTTCTATGCGAACGTGAAGTTCTCGCGCGTGGTTTCGATTTTTCGCAGTCTGGGTTACTGCCGGGAAGCCGCCCTCTGGCTGGCACGTCTGACGACTTCAGCGATCCCGGCGAACCTGCCCTTTCCCGATGGGACACTGCGACCGCTGCTCCCCTATCTGCCACGTCACCTGCCACAGGGCGCACCAACGTCCCCTGCTCTGGCGAATCTGTCAGCCTACTCTCTGGACGTACGACTGTCGGGACTGGCACGATCCTTTGGAGCGGATTACACACGCTATGCAGACGATTTGACCTTCTCAGGGTCGGAAGCATTTTTGCGTTCGCTGAAGGTGTTTATCCCGCTGGTCCAGCAGGTGATCCGTTCGGAACGCTTTCAGGTTAATTTATCGAAACGGCGGGTGATCAGAAATAATCAGCGGCAGACCGTCACGGGCGTTGTTGTGAACGAACACACGAATGTCTCCCGCAAGGAATTTGACCGTCTGAAAGCGATTCTCACAAATTGCATCCGCCAGGGTCCGGAAACACAAAACCGGGAACAACATCCTGATTTTGCTAATCATCTGCGGGGCAAAATCGCTCACGTGCAGCAGCTCAACCCGAATCGTGGTCAGCGGTTACTGCATCTCTACGAACAGATTCGCTGGTAAGCGCAACACGCGAATCTGCCTTGTCTCAGTGACGCTTTTTGCGACATAATAGAGGCCCGGTCTCAGTTGCCAATCCGGTTTTTCGAGGCCTTTTTTTGATCCCTGCTGAGGATTCGTTCGTTCTGATCAGCAGGGAGACGAATTCATGCTGACGCCTTTCGACCAGATTGGATTTGCTGTGGGTGGATTGATAAGAATCCTGTTCAAAAGCATCAGCCCCTATATGAAAGACCTGCTGAAGCCGGTTACCCGCTTCCTTGTAGGGCTGATTGCTATTCCTATCTTCCACCTATTCATGCATAAAGTGGCTCGGGTTCAGGAAATTGATGAAGAACTCGAGAAAGACCTGGAACAGTGGTTCCGTGGCTCCCTGCTCCTCTTAGCGGCCACAGCAAACATGGAAGCAGCGCTGTTCGGCTGGGTTCCAATGAGTCTACAGGGAACTGAGGGCTGGGTATTGATGGGATTCCGCATCATGCTGGCCATTGGTGTGATCGAAGCGATGCCTGATCAGGAGCTGTTCTCGATTATTCACCCCGGACCACCGAAGCTGAAACTCTCGAAAGAATACGGAATCCTGCGTGAACTCAAAGAGAAATGGGCAGCGATCCTCAAAGGGATCCTCTGCCAGCATATCAACCGTTCTTCGCCTGTGTTCGCAATTCTCGCGGCGATCGCCCCGGGGAACGTAGGCTGGGTCTGCTACGGGATGGCAATCACGCAATACCTGATTATCGGCCTGGTGACCTCAAGGGATCGTGCGTTGGATGTGCTCTCGGAATTTGACCGTCAGGTCAACCAGCGGCGACGCGAACTGATAGAAGAATTCGACCTGGATGAATCCGAGGTTGAAGCAGCCGACCGTAAAAACTGCGCTGAGAAACTCGACAGCGAGACCACGCCTGCCGAGGCGGACACCGATCAGTCGAAGGCGTCCGCCTGAGCGACTATTCGTCGTCCTCTTTTTTCTCAGCAGCTTTCTTCTTAGTCGCCTTTTTAGCGGCTTTTTTCTTGGTCGTCTTTTTCTTGGTCGTCTTTTTCTTGGCAGCTGCTTTTTTCGTAGTCTTCTTTGCGGCTGATTTTTTGGTCGCCGTTTTCTTCTTGGTGGCTTTCGTCGTATTTTTCTTGACGCCCTTCTTAGCCGCTTTGGCTTCCAGCCATTCGACAGCCTGCTCCAGCGTTACGTTTTCGACCTCGTATTCCTTGGGAATCGTGGCATTGATCTTTCCGTGTTTTACGTAAGGTCCGTAACGACCATCGAAGATGGCGACCTGTTCTTCGTCCTCGGGATGTTTGCCCAGTTCGCGAATCGGAGTCGGGGCACTGCGCCGGCGGGCCTGCTTGAGCAGTTCTACCGCACGATCCAGTTCGATGGTCAGCACGTCGTCATCTTTGGTAAGTGATTTATAAACCTTGTCGTGCAGGACGTAGGGACCGAAGCGTCCGATGCCTGCGTTGACTTTCTTGCCGGTCTCGGGATGCTCTCCCAGGAAACGAGGCAGGCTCAGGTATTTCAGAGCCAGATCGAGGTCGACGTCATCCGGGTCCATGGTTTTCGGAATACTGACCCGTTTCGGCTTGGGACCGTCTTCGGTCACATCGCCCAGCTGCAGGTACGGTCCAAAGGGGCCGTGCAACTTGTAAATGGGTGAATTTTCTTCGGGGTGCATCCCCAGTGCCTTGGGACCTTCGCTCTTCTGGCGAATCAGTTTCTGAGCCAGTTCGTTGGTCAGGTCAGCCGGGGCGATGTTTTCGGGAATTGAAGCTGAAACGGGTTCTTCCACGTTTTCATCGGTAACGTATGGTCCGTAACGGCCGACACGCACTGCAGACTCGATGCCATCCAGGTCCAGCGTACAGATTTCGCGAGCATCGATGGTCTCTTCCTTGGTTTTGACCTGCTCGTCGAGCCCTTCCTTACCTCGATAGAAGTGATTCAGATAAGGCAGACGATCCCCTTCGCCGACAGCGATATCGTCCAGTTCCTGTTCCATGGCAGCGGTAAACTGCAGGTCGACCAGGTTCGGGAAAAACTTTTCCAGCAGTCGCGTGACCGCCAGTGCTGTGAAGGTTGGAACGAGCTGACTGCCTGATTTATTGACGTAGCCCCGGTCCTGAATGGTGCCGATGATGGAGGCGTAGGTACTCGGACGGCCGACCCCTTCACTTTCCAGCTTGCGGACAATCGTGGCTTCTGTGTACCGCGCGGGGGGTTTGGTTTCGTGCTTGAGTGGTTCGACCTGGCTGGGATCCAGCTTCTGATTTTCTTCGAGTGGCGGCAGCATGGATTCACTGTCGTCCAGTGCAGCTTCAGGATCGTCGACCCCTTCCACGTAGGCACGGAAGAAACCGGGGAACTCGACATGGCGGCCGGTAGCCCGGAACTCAGCGTCGTCTGCTGTAATCGTAACGGTCTGGAAGCGGAGACGGGCTTCTTCCATCTGGGTGGCCATCGTCCGTTTCCAGATCATGGCGTACAGTTTGGCCTGTTGTCCTTTGAGATTCAGTTCCTCAGCGGTTTTCATCAGTTTACCGGCAGGACGGATCGCTTCGTGTGCTTCCTGTGCCCCTTTGGAACTGGTCTCGAAGCGGCGGATGTCCTGACTGAGGTAATCCTGGCCGTAGAGATCTTCAATCCGCTGACGGGCACTCGTGATCGCTTCGTTGGAGAGGTTCACACTGTCAGTACGCATGTAAGTAATGTGACCGTCTTCGTAGAGCCGCTGGGCGACCTGCATGGTTTCCCGGGCCGACATGTTCAGCTTACGGTTACCCTCCTGTTGCAGGGTACTGGTGGTGAACGGTGCGGGAGGTTTGCGTGACTGCATCCGCTGTTCGACAGAGGTGACGGTCCAGTCCGATTTTTGAACGCGTTCCAGGAGTTCTTCGGTCTGTTGTTCGTTGAGCAGCAGGACATCGGCGCCCTCTTTGAGTTTCCCGGTGGATTCGTCGAAGTCTTTACCACTGGCGACTTTCTTTCCGCCGACGGTCATCAGCATCGATTCGAATTCAGCCCCTTCGTCGGTTTTGAGCAGGGCTTTCAGGTCCCAGTAGGTACCGCTGCGAAACGCGAGTCGTTCCAGTTCCCGCTGAACCAGGATACGAACCGCGACAGACTGCACGCGACCGGCGGAAAGTCCGCGGGAAACTTTTTTCCACAGCAGGGGACTCAGTGTAAACCCATACAGACGGTCCAGGACCCGGCGGGTTTCTTGAGCCGAAACCAGGTTCAGGTCGAGTTCACGTGGGTTTTCGATGGCTTCCTTGATGGCTTCTTCGGTGATTTCCGAGAAAACCATACGTTTTACAGGCACTTTCGGTTTAAGCAGCTCGGTGAGATGCCAGCCGATGCTTTCTCCTTCGCGGTCTTCGTCGGTCGCGAGAATCAGCTCTTCAGCGTCCTTTAAAGCATCTTTGAGTTCTTTGACCGTCTTCTTTTTTTCCTTGGGAACCAGGTAATACGGTTCGAATTCCGATTCAACATTGACCCCGAGGGTGGCCCATTTGTGTTTCTTCTTGAATTCGGAAGGAACATCGGAGGCTTTGGCAGGCAGGTCGCGCACGTGGCCCATACTGGCCAGTACCTTATAATCACTGCCTAAATAGCTGCCGATTTTCTTCGCCTTGGCAGGTGATTCCACGATCACCAAAGCTTTCAGCTTTTTCTTTGCCACCAGATCTATCCTTCCTGGAAAACCGACGTCAACCTTGTCACCAGAGCTCTCCCGGCTACAATACGCGGCTCAATGTACTTCTGACAGAGACTATTCTGAATCGTTGCTGCGGATTCATTTGATCAATTTCATCCGGCAATCCATAACCGCGATAAAAGTCCCTGTCAAGCCTGTAATTATTTTTTCACAGCGGATCGTGATCCCCAAACGGGCTATTTTCGGCGTAAGATCAGGTGGGAAACCGCAGGATTCTTTCAGAGAAGACTTTCACGAATTGCCGGAATAAATTACAACACATGGATTAAACGGAAAACTCTTTTCCGAACGGGAGATACGAATCCCGCCGGAGGGCACCGGGGTAACCCTGTTCTTCCGGAAACTGACGACAGGAAATCGATTTCGTTCGACTTGCAGACTCAAGAAGGAAACAGCATGGCCTCGCCACTGGAATTGTTTCGTAAAAATCAAAAAGTATTAATGGTCCCCTGACCATTCTGGCCATGTTCGCATTTATCGTGCTGGGCCAGATGAATGCAGACCAGGTACCGCCGATCCTGGGCATGCTCTTTGTGGGACCGTTATTCTGGTTCCTGGGAAAAGACCGTGGTAAAGGCAAAGAATTTGCCGCCGTCGGAGTCGTGGTCGGCTTTCTGCTGGGCTACATGTACATGCCCCGGATGGGAACCGCGAATGTCGTCACCTCCACCGCAGGAGAAATCGACCAGCAGCAGTACCAGATCATGCTGCAGAACCGGCAGATCGCCAATCAGTTCGTCGCCCAGTCGTATTTCGCTTCACTTACTGAAGAGGAAATGCAGAGCGCACGGGTGCCCCAGGGTGCCTTATTTGGTTTTCCCTTTGTGCAGAGCACCGAAGACGACATGATCCTGGAATTCCTGCTCCGTAAAGAAGCAGACCAGATGCAACTGGTGGTCTCTGACGATGCAGTTTCCAATTACATCTCACGCTACACCAACAACAAACTGAGCCAGGACGCCTTCAAACGGGTCTGCCAGCAACTGGGTGTCACCCAGGGACGGATTTATGAAATCCTGCGAGACCAGCTCAAGGCCCGTCTCGCTTTCCAGCTGAAGAGCCCCGAAGTCTCACTGACCCCGGATCAGTACTGGAACTTCTATCAGAAATTCAACGTCCGCGAAGAACTGGAAGTGGCAGCCTTGCCGGTCGAAGATTTCAAGAAAGAGATCGCCGATCCGACCGAAGCTGAGATGAAGGCATTCTACGAAAATTACAAAGCAGTCATGCCCAACGAAAAAGGTCCGGGAGCACCGGGTCTGCTGCAGCCTCCTAAAGTGAAAGTCGAATACCTGCTGGCCGATTACGAAGAGACCGAAAAGCAGGTAAAGGCTGTTACAGAGGAAGAGATCAAAGCGTTCTACGAAGAGAACAAGGAAACGCTTTACAAAAATAATCCCATTCCCAACGATCCGAACATGAACTTCCCGGGAGCTCCTGTCGCTCCGCAGGGAGATCAACCGGTCGAAGCTCCTAAGCCTGCCGCTCCGAAACCAGCTGCTGAAGAGAAAGCACCTGCGAAGCCAGAGGCTCCCAAGGCTGATTCAGCAGAGAAGCCCAAAACACCGGCTCCCAAAGCTGAGGAAAAACCCAGGCCCGAAGCGAAACCGGAAGCAGAGAAAGCCAAAACAGAATCGAAAGACAAAACGAGTGCCCTCGATTCCAATCAGACGACTTTCGTAGCACTGCTGGATGAAAAGCAGCCCGCTAAACCAGAGCCTGCCAAGAAAGAGTCTGCAGCCAAGGAACCTGCGAAAAAAGAAACAGCTCCCGCTGCAGATACGAAGCCGGCTGACAAGCCTGCCAAACCAGCTGCGAAGCCCGAAAGCAAACCAGCACAGCCAGCTGAGAAACCGGCAGACACTCAACCGGAAAGTGCAACGACGGCTGCACCACCGCTGGAACCATACCGTCCGCTCAACGATGAGTTGAAAAGTGAAATTCGCGATCAGCTGCTGCGGGAACGCACTCTGGAACTGATGCAGCAGAAGATCAACGCAGCCGCGACCTTCATGAATGACTTGAGCTACAAGATCAACAGTCCTGCTACTGGTGAGAATCCTCCGACACCGAAGGAGATCACCGAGCAGCTCAAGAGCTATGCAGCCAAGAACAAGCTCGTGTATAACATCACCCCCATGATGACCGCCCGGGAACTCATGGAGTCTGAGAAATACCCGCTGGGAACCGCACGTGAGCCCACCCTGAATGAATTCACGGCGCAGCCGCGAACCGTGCTCGAACAGCTGTTCGGAACACCTATGGATCAGCTTTACACGACTTTCGAAGCGGAAGATTCCTTCTCCAGTGCTTTGATTTCTTACTGGAAAGTCGCTCATACCGATACGATGGTGCCTAAGTTCGACGATCCCGAAATCAAGCAGGAGATCATCGCCCAGATCAAAACTGAAAAAGCCCGTCCGCTGGCTCAGAAACGGGCAGAAGAACTCAAGGCTTTGATCACCAAAGCGAAAGACGAAGACATGCAGACTGCTCTGAAGGGACAGACCATCACTGGCAATAAAGAGGGAACGGAACTGTTAACGCAGACCACCGAATCCTTCAGCTGGATGCGGACCTCGACAGCCGGTGCAAGCAACCCGTTCGCTTTCCCCCGGCCTGAACTCTCGACGATCTCTGCCATCGATGGAGCCGGCAACGACTTCATGGAACAGGTCTTCGACAACATGCAGGAAGGGGATGTGGGCGTTGCCATGAATGCCGACAAGTCAATCTGCTATGTGGTGAAAGTCATCAACCGAATTCCGTCCACACCGGGCGGACAGACCGCCATGTACCAGGAATTCCTGAAAACGGACCTGTTCTTCTTCTTCTCACCTTACCTGCCAATGGCTCAGCAGGAGCAGGTGCAGACAATCCAGAACTGGGGCAAAGATCTGCTGGCGAAGTACAACGTCCAGAAGCACTTTGAAGCCATGGACCAGGAAGTCGAAGTCGTTCAGGAGTAATCCTCGAACAGGATCACAGACACAAATCGGTTGTATCGGCAGACGGTACAACCGATTTTTTTATTCCCTCACAGCAGACCATTTTTTCGTAAAACCGGCTGGACAAGCGAAAAAAAGGCGTTTATTTCTATAGAGGTGCCATCGGATCTGACTCCGTTTTTCCGTTTCCACAGAAGGACACCGGTGAGAACGAGCCAGCCACGAAGATCCAGGTAACTCAAAAGGTACTCACCACCTACGTTGTATTTTCAACACTTACCAGTTAAAAATGGACAAATCTTCCAGCTGTCTGCCGGCTGGGACCGTATCAATAAACGAGGCGGTCCGGCGGACGGACCGAACTGGAACATCCATACTGTTGAATCAACCACGAGATAATCATCGGGAGAATTATTCTAATGTCGGAACAGGTTCAGCAAGCTCCTGCCGGGTCAGCGACGGGCACGGCTTCCGAAAACATGATCGAGGCGATCGGGCTGAGTAAGTTCTATGGCCAGTTCGCTGCAACCCGCGATGTGACATTTTCCGTACCCCGCGGCCAGGTCGCAGCATTCCTGGGACCCAACGGTGCAGGCAAATCGACTACGATGAAACTGCTGACCGGCTTTCTATCCCCCAGCGAAGGGCAGGCCCGCGTCGGTGGGTTTGATGTCAGCACACACCGGATTGAAGCCAGTCAGAAACTGGGTTATCTGCCAGAAAACGGGCCGCTCTACGAAGAAATGACGCCGCTGGGCTTTCTGAAATACGTGGGTGGCGTGCGGGGCATGTCGAGTGCCGAACTCAGCAACCGGCTCGAGTTCGTGATGGATAAGTGCGACTTGAGC is a window from the Gimesia benthica genome containing:
- a CDS encoding ABC transporter ATP-binding protein; the encoded protein is MSEQVQQAPAGSATGTASENMIEAIGLSKFYGQFAATRDVTFSVPRGQVAAFLGPNGAGKSTTMKLLTGFLSPSEGQARVGGFDVSTHRIEASQKLGYLPENGPLYEEMTPLGFLKYVGGVRGMSSAELSNRLEFVMDKCDLSTVWKKPIRKLSRGFRQRVGMAQALLHDPDILILDEPTSGLDPNQNQSVRDLIRSLGKTKTILLSTHILQEVKAVCSRVILINQGSVVFDGPVDELGNSQEDMEERFHKLTHA
- a CDS encoding reverse transcriptase family protein, yielding MTGHYFDMTQDTDAAQLSRHELPQFATPLELAQWLEIPLGKLAWLTHRYNHSDGPEDVKESHYTYHWLPKRNGFRLIEAPRPFIKMAQQQIQQEILSRIPMHHSAHGFVSGHSPVTNARPHAGKRVVLKFDLENFYANVKFSRVVSIFRSLGYCREAALWLARLTTSAIPANLPFPDGTLRPLLPYLPRHLPQGAPTSPALANLSAYSLDVRLSGLARSFGADYTRYADDLTFSGSEAFLRSLKVFIPLVQQVIRSERFQVNLSKRRVIRNNQRQTVTGVVVNEHTNVSRKEFDRLKAILTNCIRQGPETQNREQHPDFANHLRGKIAHVQQLNPNRGQRLLHLYEQIRW
- a CDS encoding SurA N-terminal domain-containing protein, whose translation is MFAFIVLGQMNADQVPPILGMLFVGPLFWFLGKDRGKGKEFAAVGVVVGFLLGYMYMPRMGTANVVTSTAGEIDQQQYQIMLQNRQIANQFVAQSYFASLTEEEMQSARVPQGALFGFPFVQSTEDDMILEFLLRKEADQMQLVVSDDAVSNYISRYTNNKLSQDAFKRVCQQLGVTQGRIYEILRDQLKARLAFQLKSPEVSLTPDQYWNFYQKFNVREELEVAALPVEDFKKEIADPTEAEMKAFYENYKAVMPNEKGPGAPGLLQPPKVKVEYLLADYEETEKQVKAVTEEEIKAFYEENKETLYKNNPIPNDPNMNFPGAPVAPQGDQPVEAPKPAAPKPAAEEKAPAKPEAPKADSAEKPKTPAPKAEEKPRPEAKPEAEKAKTESKDKTSALDSNQTTFVALLDEKQPAKPEPAKKESAAKEPAKKETAPAADTKPADKPAKPAAKPESKPAQPAEKPADTQPESATTAAPPLEPYRPLNDELKSEIRDQLLRERTLELMQQKINAAATFMNDLSYKINSPATGENPPTPKEITEQLKSYAAKNKLVYNITPMMTARELMESEKYPLGTAREPTLNEFTAQPRTVLEQLFGTPMDQLYTTFEAEDSFSSALISYWKVAHTDTMVPKFDDPEIKQEIIAQIKTEKARPLAQKRAEELKALITKAKDEDMQTALKGQTITGNKEGTELLTQTTESFSWMRTSTAGASNPFAFPRPELSTISAIDGAGNDFMEQVFDNMQEGDVGVAMNADKSICYVVKVINRIPSTPGGQTAMYQEFLKTDLFFFFSPYLPMAQQEQVQTIQNWGKDLLAKYNVQKHFEAMDQEVEVVQE
- a CDS encoding DNA topoisomerase I, whose product is MLTPFDQIGFAVGGLIRILFKSISPYMKDLLKPVTRFLVGLIAIPIFHLFMHKVARVQEIDEELEKDLEQWFRGSLLLLAATANMEAALFGWVPMSLQGTEGWVLMGFRIMLAIGVIEAMPDQELFSIIHPGPPKLKLSKEYGILRELKEKWAAILKGILCQHINRSSPVFAILAAIAPGNVGWVCYGMAITQYLIIGLVTSRDRALDVLSEFDRQVNQRRRELIEEFDLDESEVEAADRKNCAEKLDSETTPAEADTDQSKASA
- the topA gene encoding type I DNA topoisomerase, producing MAKKKLKALVIVESPAKAKKIGSYLGSDYKVLASMGHVRDLPAKASDVPSEFKKKHKWATLGVNVESEFEPYYLVPKEKKKTVKELKDALKDAEELILATDEDREGESIGWHLTELLKPKVPVKRMVFSEITEEAIKEAIENPRELDLNLVSAQETRRVLDRLYGFTLSPLLWKKVSRGLSAGRVQSVAVRILVQRELERLAFRSGTYWDLKALLKTDEGAEFESMLMTVGGKKVASGKDFDESTGKLKEGADVLLLNEQQTEELLERVQKSDWTVTSVEQRMQSRKPPAPFTTSTLQQEGNRKLNMSARETMQVAQRLYEDGHITYMRTDSVNLSNEAITSARQRIEDLYGQDYLSQDIRRFETSSKGAQEAHEAIRPAGKLMKTAEELNLKGQQAKLYAMIWKRTMATQMEEARLRFQTVTITADDAEFRATGRHVEFPGFFRAYVEGVDDPEAALDDSESMLPPLEENQKLDPSQVEPLKHETKPPARYTEATIVRKLESEGVGRPSTYASIIGTIQDRGYVNKSGSQLVPTFTALAVTRLLEKFFPNLVDLQFTAAMEQELDDIAVGEGDRLPYLNHFYRGKEGLDEQVKTKEETIDAREICTLDLDGIESAVRVGRYGPYVTDENVEEPVSASIPENIAPADLTNELAQKLIRQKSEGPKALGMHPEENSPIYKLHGPFGPYLQLGDVTEDGPKPKRVSIPKTMDPDDVDLDLALKYLSLPRFLGEHPETGKKVNAGIGRFGPYVLHDKVYKSLTKDDDVLTIELDRAVELLKQARRRSAPTPIRELGKHPEDEEQVAIFDGRYGPYVKHGKINATIPKEYEVENVTLEQAVEWLEAKAAKKGVKKNTTKATKKKTATKKSAAKKTTKKAAAKKKTTKKKTTKKKAAKKATKKKAAEKKEDDE